From one Flavobacterium kingsejongi genomic stretch:
- a CDS encoding cysteine hydrolase family protein: MKRALVLIDLQNDYFETGTHTLHYPDAAVQNAQKVLEHARDNHIPVIHVQHIATNEGADFFLPGTAGAAIHEAVQPLAEEKVIVKHYPNSFRETSLQDYLKNISISELILCGMMTDVCVAATVRAAMDLGYTTTVLGDACTTEDRELYGEKVAAETVHQSCLAGLTALGNLYATVKTTQDFLKG, encoded by the coding sequence ATGAAAAGAGCACTCGTATTAATTGACCTTCAAAATGATTATTTTGAAACCGGAACCCACACCCTGCATTACCCTGATGCCGCCGTGCAAAATGCCCAAAAAGTCTTGGAGCATGCGCGTGATAACCACATCCCCGTGATTCATGTCCAGCATATTGCCACCAACGAAGGGGCGGATTTTTTCCTCCCGGGGACTGCAGGTGCTGCCATTCATGAAGCTGTGCAGCCACTGGCTGAGGAGAAAGTAATTGTGAAACACTATCCGAATAGTTTCCGGGAAACCAGTTTACAGGATTACCTTAAAAACATCAGCATTAGCGAACTGATACTATGCGGAATGATGACTGATGTCTGTGTGGCAGCTACTGTAAGGGCTGCCATGGATTTGGGCTATACCACTACCGTATTGGGGGATGCCTGTACTACCGAAGACCGGGAACTCTACGGGGAAAAAGTAGCAGCGGAAACCGTACACCAGAGCTGCCTTGCAGGACTTACAGCATTGGGAAACCTGTATGCGACCGTAAAGACAACACAGGATTTTTTAAAAGGATAA
- a CDS encoding LolA family protein yields the protein MQKFLQIIILFLLPFTFQAQDSKNAKELLDQVAAKVRSYDNITLDFKYSYTSPKDNINQESRGDVTLKDSQYYLNFMGITRISDGKKVYTINPEDEEISISRLDENSSSEFTPSKILTFFSSGYKYSWDIPQNVKGRKIQYIKLLPLSNKDSRKEILLGIDVQTKHIYNMIETSKNGARKTFTINSFKTNQPLSKNQFTFTESKYPNYYINKLD from the coding sequence ATGCAAAAGTTCCTACAAATTATCATACTGTTTTTACTACCATTTACGTTTCAGGCCCAGGATTCAAAAAATGCAAAAGAACTGCTGGACCAGGTGGCTGCGAAGGTAAGAAGCTATGATAATATCACTCTTGATTTTAAATATTCCTACACTAGCCCTAAAGACAATATCAATCAGGAAAGCCGTGGTGACGTCACACTGAAAGACAGCCAGTATTACCTTAACTTCATGGGAATTACCCGTATTTCTGATGGGAAGAAAGTATATACCATCAACCCCGAGGATGAGGAAATCAGTATTTCAAGACTGGACGAAAACAGCTCCAGTGAGTTTACACCCTCTAAAATCCTGACTTTTTTCAGCAGTGGCTACAAATATTCCTGGGACATCCCACAAAACGTCAAAGGCCGTAAAATCCAATACATCAAATTATTGCCTTTAAGCAACAAAGATTCCCGAAAAGAAATCCTCTTAGGGATTGATGTACAGACGAAACACATCTATAATATGATTGAAACGAGTAAAAATGGTGCCCGTAAAACTTTTACCATAAATTCTTTCAAAACAAATCAGCCTTTGTCAAAAAATCAGTTTACCTTTACCGAAAGTAAATATCCAAATTACTACATCAACAAATTAGACTAA
- a CDS encoding LptF/LptG family permease, protein MKILDRYILKTFVTTFTSVFVILFFIFIMQTVWLFIAELAGKDLDFFLIIKFLILSMPKLVPLVLPLTILLASIMTFGDFAENYEFAAMKSSGISLQRAMRSLMVFILMLSFAAFMFANNVIPYAQYKFDNFRRNIAQVKPAMAIAEGQFNSINNLNIKVDKKSGEKGEKLTGVTIHKKNNLGDNTTVIQAKRGELLSSEQSNILQLVLYDGHSYEDIIPKKYEERKKMPFAKSTFEKYTINMDLSKLNNVDVDAENLANTNSMLNVKELNYTLDSLDNNYKRDIVSYTENIYQRAANSVLINFQNNSAIKKDTIVNDLVKIIPEGDKTRILEIANSNIMSSRTVINDTKFGLENKKRNINGHLLALHEKFVIAYACLLMFFIGAPLGAIIRKGGLGLPIVFAILIFIIFHFINTFGRKIAQDDSLSPFLGSWMSSIVLTPLAILLTYRATNDIGLINMDVILLPFQKLFQKFTKSKKK, encoded by the coding sequence GTGAAAATTCTTGACCGCTACATTCTAAAAACCTTCGTTACGACATTTACTTCTGTATTTGTTATTTTGTTTTTCATATTCATCATGCAAACTGTATGGTTGTTTATTGCTGAACTGGCCGGAAAAGACCTGGATTTCTTCCTGATCATCAAGTTCCTGATTCTTTCCATGCCCAAGCTGGTACCTTTGGTATTACCCCTTACGATTTTGCTTGCTTCTATTATGACTTTTGGTGACTTTGCCGAAAATTATGAGTTTGCTGCGATGAAATCGTCCGGTATTTCTTTACAGCGCGCCATGCGAAGCCTGATGGTCTTTATCCTCATGCTCAGTTTTGCAGCGTTTATGTTTGCTAATAATGTGATTCCGTATGCCCAGTATAAATTCGATAACTTCAGGCGGAACATTGCCCAGGTAAAACCTGCAATGGCGATTGCGGAAGGACAGTTTAACAGCATCAATAACCTCAATATCAAAGTAGATAAAAAATCGGGGGAGAAAGGCGAAAAACTAACCGGCGTCACGATACACAAAAAAAACAACCTCGGGGATAACACTACCGTTATCCAGGCTAAAAGAGGGGAACTGCTGAGTAGCGAACAGTCCAATATCCTGCAATTGGTATTGTATGATGGGCATTCGTATGAAGACATCATCCCTAAGAAATACGAAGAGCGCAAAAAGATGCCATTCGCTAAAAGTACTTTTGAAAAATATACCATCAACATGGATTTAAGCAAATTAAATAATGTGGATGTGGATGCGGAAAACCTGGCCAATACCAATTCGATGCTAAATGTCAAAGAATTGAATTATACTCTGGATTCCCTGGACAATAATTACAAAAGGGATATTGTTTCCTATACCGAAAACATCTACCAAAGAGCGGCCAACTCAGTCCTTATTAATTTCCAGAACAATAGTGCTATTAAAAAAGATACCATTGTCAATGATCTGGTAAAAATCATTCCGGAAGGCGACAAAACCCGAATCCTGGAAATCGCCAATAGTAATATTATGAGCTCCCGCACGGTAATCAATGATACCAAATTCGGGCTTGAAAATAAAAAACGAAATATAAACGGCCACCTATTGGCCTTACACGAGAAGTTTGTGATTGCTTACGCCTGCCTGCTGATGTTTTTCATCGGTGCACCGCTTGGCGCTATTATCCGTAAAGGAGGCCTTGGGCTTCCCATAGTATTTGCGATCCTTATTTTTATCATCTTCCACTTTATTAATACCTTTGGAAGGAAAATTGCGCAGGATGACAGCCTTAGCCCATTTTTAGGGTCTTGGATGTCTTCTATCGTATTGACCCCGCTGGCCATTTTACTGACCTACAGGGCTACCAATGATATCGGGCTGATTAATATGGATGTTATCCTCCTGCCCTTTCAGAAATTATTTCAAAAATTCACTAAGTCCAAAAAAAAATAA
- a CDS encoding helix-turn-helix domain-containing protein yields the protein MKKAVTPYTIQSITELHRLLQLGKPEHPLVSVIKFEDTMCFDDESLRSVAYNFYCIALKKNFHGKMRYGQQYYDFDEGIMTFFSPGQVITTDINPEMKISGWWLVVHPDFLRNYTLSKTIKDYGYFSYAVNEALHLSEKEEISIDSIMENIKGEYASVIDHYSQDVIISYIELLLNYCNRFYNRQFITRKSVNSDLLVEVEKLLSNYFNSEKVQESGLPTVAYLSEQLHLSPNYLSDMLRSLTGQSTQQHIHAALIEKAKEILTTTSLSVSEIAYRLGFEYPQSFNKLFKSKTNVSPLQFRTSYS from the coding sequence ATGAAAAAAGCGGTTACCCCCTATACTATCCAATCCATTACAGAATTGCACCGGTTACTGCAGTTGGGCAAACCGGAGCATCCATTGGTCAGTGTTATCAAATTTGAAGACACCATGTGTTTTGATGACGAGAGCCTCCGGTCTGTCGCTTATAATTTCTATTGCATTGCACTGAAGAAAAATTTTCACGGCAAGATGCGCTATGGGCAGCAGTATTATGATTTTGATGAAGGGATTATGACTTTTTTCTCCCCCGGCCAGGTGATCACTACCGATATCAATCCTGAAATGAAAATTTCCGGCTGGTGGCTGGTCGTACATCCTGATTTCCTTCGGAATTATACACTCTCCAAAACGATAAAAGACTATGGTTATTTTTCCTATGCGGTAAATGAAGCCCTGCATCTTTCTGAAAAGGAAGAAATAAGTATCGATTCCATTATGGAAAATATCAAAGGGGAATATGCTTCGGTTATCGATCATTACAGCCAGGATGTCATCATCTCCTATATCGAATTGCTGCTGAATTATTGCAACCGCTTTTACAACCGGCAGTTTATTACCCGAAAATCGGTTAATAGTGATCTCTTAGTGGAGGTTGAAAAATTACTATCGAATTATTTTAATAGCGAAAAAGTACAGGAATCCGGTCTGCCTACTGTTGCCTATCTCTCGGAGCAGCTTCATCTTTCGCCCAATTACCTCAGTGATATGTTACGCTCTTTGACCGGGCAAAGCACCCAGCAACACATCCATGCAGCTCTGATTGAAAAAGCAAAAGAAATCCTAACCACAACTTCACTGTCAGTGAGTGAAATTGCCTACCGCCTGGGCTTCGAATACCCGCAATCCTTCAACAAATTGTTCAAAAGCAAAACCAATGTTTCCCCCTTGCAATTCAGGACGTCATATAGTTAG
- the ribB gene encoding 3,4-dihydroxy-2-butanone-4-phosphate synthase yields the protein MLTPTTQLNTIEEAIEDIRQGKVIIVVDDEDRENEGDFIAASEKVTPEMINFMATHGRGLICAPLTEARCKELDLNLMVTNNTVLHETQFTVSVDLKGHGCTTGISVHDRAKTIKALVSDDTKPEDLGRPGHIFPLRAKQGGVLRRTGHTEATIDLARLAGFKPAGILVEILNEDGSMARLPQLLEVAKKFDLKIISIEDLVAYRMQHDSLITKKEDFDIETRFGTFRLRAYEQKTNKQIHFALTKGTWNAGDPILTRINSTQVNSDILGTLTNNADQKLDNMFKRINEEGKGAVVFINQEVQPMDLLNRISELKALQADGIYKAPQVQMDNKDFGIGAQILHDIDISKIRLVSNSEHSKRVGMIGYGLEITEYVNY from the coding sequence ATGCTTACTCCAACAACACAACTCAACACTATAGAAGAAGCAATCGAAGACATCAGACAAGGAAAAGTAATTATCGTTGTTGATGATGAAGATCGCGAGAATGAAGGCGATTTCATCGCTGCTTCTGAAAAAGTAACCCCGGAAATGATCAATTTCATGGCCACTCACGGACGCGGACTGATCTGTGCTCCATTGACTGAGGCCCGCTGTAAAGAACTGGACCTGAACCTGATGGTTACCAATAATACTGTACTCCATGAAACCCAGTTTACCGTATCGGTAGATTTGAAAGGTCATGGCTGTACGACAGGAATCTCGGTACACGATCGTGCTAAAACGATTAAAGCCCTGGTTTCTGACGATACCAAACCGGAAGACTTAGGCCGTCCCGGACATATTTTCCCACTTCGTGCCAAACAAGGCGGCGTATTGCGAAGAACCGGACATACTGAAGCAACTATTGACCTTGCCCGCCTTGCTGGTTTCAAACCTGCAGGGATATTGGTTGAGATCCTAAATGAAGATGGTTCTATGGCCAGGCTTCCCCAGCTTCTGGAAGTGGCTAAAAAATTCGACCTGAAAATCATTTCTATCGAAGATCTTGTCGCTTACAGAATGCAGCACGACAGCCTGATCACCAAAAAAGAAGATTTTGATATCGAAACGCGTTTCGGTACCTTCCGCCTGCGTGCTTATGAGCAAAAAACCAACAAGCAAATCCATTTTGCCCTGACCAAAGGAACCTGGAATGCCGGTGACCCAATCCTAACACGGATCAATTCTACCCAGGTAAATTCTGATATCCTTGGCACATTAACCAATAATGCCGACCAGAAACTGGATAATATGTTCAAACGTATTAACGAAGAAGGAAAAGGAGCGGTAGTATTCATCAACCAGGAAGTGCAACCAATGGACCTGCTGAACCGTATCAGCGAACTGAAAGCCTTACAGGCTGATGGTATCTATAAAGCACCACAAGTACAAATGGACAATAAAGACTTTGGGATTGGCGCTCAAATCCTGCATGATATTGATATTTCAAAAATCAGGCTGGTTTCCAATTCAGAGCATTCGAAACGTGTTGGAATGATCGGTTATGGTCTTGAAATTACAGAATATGTAAACTACTAA
- a CDS encoding cysteine hydrolase family protein: protein MKNRQRYYWLYAVLFFYIAGTLQAQNQPDAATTALVVIDVQNDYFPGGKMTLNGADEAAANTALLLQKFRSEKRTIIHIQHIGPETAPFLATGTVGAELYHKVAPLPGEKVITKQYPNSFRETALLAYLKEKHITHLVIAGMMTDVCVDATVRAAKDFDLNTIVIGDACATKERTLYGKVIPAHQIHTAYLAGLTAVGNLYAEVWQTKDYLSRSK, encoded by the coding sequence ATGAAAAACAGGCAACGTTACTATTGGCTTTATGCCGTACTATTCTTTTATATTGCAGGAACGCTACAGGCACAAAATCAACCTGACGCAGCAACTACAGCGCTGGTGGTTATTGATGTGCAAAATGATTACTTTCCGGGAGGGAAAATGACTTTAAATGGTGCTGATGAGGCAGCGGCCAATACAGCTTTGCTGTTGCAGAAATTCCGTTCTGAAAAAAGAACCATTATTCATATCCAGCACATTGGCCCGGAGACAGCTCCATTTTTAGCAACGGGTACTGTGGGTGCCGAACTGTATCATAAAGTAGCACCACTTCCCGGGGAAAAAGTAATTACGAAGCAATATCCTAACAGCTTTCGCGAAACAGCATTATTGGCGTACCTGAAAGAAAAGCACATAACCCATCTTGTTATCGCAGGGATGATGACCGACGTTTGTGTGGATGCAACAGTACGGGCTGCGAAAGATTTTGATTTGAATACCATTGTTATTGGTGATGCGTGTGCCACAAAAGAACGAACGCTGTATGGAAAAGTAATTCCTGCACACCAGATCCATACGGCTTACCTCGCCGGACTCACCGCTGTAGGGAACCTGTATGCCGAAGTTTGGCAGACAAAGGATTATTTAAGCCGCAGTAAATAG
- a CDS encoding PAS domain-containing sensor histidine kinase, translated as MQNKTPNTTIFPVQPIGECATLIQNFDWETTSVGHPDEWPISLRNTVSLIVSSKFPMFLWWGDDLIQFYNDAYRPSLGNDGKHPTAMGQKGEDCWPEIWDFIFPLIDKVRTTGESVWYDDLLLPIFRNGRMEDVYWTFSYSPVQNDEGIITGVLVVCTETTEKIKNLKRIEEGKSQLEFAIEATELGTWELTIATGRFTANSRLKEWLGSTSASENELSDAIAVVAEKDRQRVIKAINSAVTDPIGDYDIEFTIAHPITGQERILRAKGKSWRNAENETYQINGTFQDISEQKQREELFKSIIEQAPVATCLFAGRDMTVAIANDIMIGYWGKDRSVMGLPLEVGVPELIGQPFLKILDEVYSTGIAYTDKGAPVLLDLEGRMDTYYFDFTYKPLRNADGSIYGVMNMSVDVTDQVMARQKIEENQRELLASFEESPVAIAMIAHEGYTFTMANPFYGMIVGRPPEELIGKPLLTAVPELEGQGFEELLEGVFSTGIPYIAKELTVRILRNNKMETIYIDFNYQPRLNTQQQVIGVLVVAVEVTEQVVSRKKIEDSQVALHNAIELAELATWRLDSKSNIFSCSDRFKNWIGITESQCSIEDFYNAIVPERRDNVRNSLNQVLYTKSKSIYDDEYEIINQETGAPMIIHATAQLFYDSSGNPDYMSGTAQDITKQRKVQNELESKVLERTLELQAANQNLEANNQELRQFAYIASHDLQEPIRKISIFMEILENSLETINAKSLTYIDRIKDSTTRMTVLIRDILGYSQLSNANDDFERVDLRQVADEIMNEFELQIEQKNAEITFSGLATIQAKPLQMSQLFGNLISNALKYSFPDSHPRIVITGSTLPNEEKKQHNLDTTVDYIKITFKDNGIGFDPQYADKIFHIFQRLHAKTEYIGTGIGLAICKKIVQNHAGEIYATSEQFEGATFTVILPKLQR; from the coding sequence TTGCAAAATAAAACACCTAATACTACTATTTTTCCTGTACAGCCTATTGGTGAGTGTGCTACTTTGATTCAAAACTTCGACTGGGAAACCACTTCAGTAGGCCATCCGGACGAATGGCCCATCAGTCTTCGGAATACCGTATCCTTAATTGTCTCTTCAAAATTTCCTATGTTCCTGTGGTGGGGTGATGATCTTATCCAGTTTTACAACGATGCCTACAGGCCCAGCCTGGGGAATGATGGTAAGCATCCCACAGCGATGGGACAAAAAGGAGAGGATTGCTGGCCGGAAATCTGGGATTTTATTTTCCCGCTGATTGATAAAGTACGGACTACAGGAGAGAGTGTGTGGTATGACGATTTGCTGTTGCCGATATTTCGAAATGGCAGGATGGAAGATGTTTATTGGACCTTTAGCTACAGCCCGGTGCAAAATGATGAAGGCATAATTACAGGAGTATTGGTAGTATGTACCGAAACGACAGAAAAAATAAAAAACTTAAAGCGTATTGAAGAGGGCAAATCGCAATTGGAATTTGCCATTGAGGCAACTGAATTAGGAACCTGGGAACTTACTATTGCTACTGGCAGGTTCACCGCCAATTCCCGCTTAAAAGAGTGGCTTGGCAGTACTTCTGCTTCAGAAAATGAATTATCAGATGCGATTGCTGTCGTAGCTGAAAAAGACAGGCAGCGGGTTATCAAAGCCATCAATAGTGCAGTTACTGATCCTATTGGTGATTATGACATTGAATTTACGATTGCACATCCCATAACAGGGCAGGAACGTATTTTGAGGGCTAAAGGTAAATCGTGGCGCAATGCAGAAAATGAAACGTATCAGATCAATGGTACCTTCCAGGATATTAGTGAGCAAAAGCAACGGGAAGAACTTTTCAAATCCATCATCGAACAGGCACCGGTGGCCACCTGCCTTTTTGCAGGCCGGGACATGACTGTTGCCATTGCCAATGATATTATGATTGGGTACTGGGGTAAAGACCGGAGTGTGATGGGCCTTCCACTTGAAGTGGGTGTCCCGGAATTGATTGGACAGCCTTTTTTGAAAATATTAGACGAAGTTTATAGTACGGGAATCGCTTATACTGATAAAGGTGCCCCTGTCCTACTGGATCTTGAAGGACGGATGGATACTTATTATTTTGATTTTACCTACAAACCTTTACGCAACGCCGATGGCAGCATTTATGGTGTCATGAACATGTCTGTGGATGTAACCGACCAGGTAATGGCCCGGCAGAAAATAGAAGAAAATCAACGGGAATTGCTGGCTTCTTTTGAAGAATCACCAGTGGCTATTGCCATGATTGCACACGAAGGTTATACGTTTACTATGGCAAATCCCTTCTATGGCATGATCGTCGGGCGCCCACCGGAAGAATTGATTGGCAAACCGTTATTGACTGCTGTACCGGAACTTGAGGGGCAGGGCTTTGAGGAATTGCTGGAAGGTGTATTTAGCACTGGCATACCGTATATTGCGAAAGAACTTACCGTTAGAATATTGCGAAACAATAAAATGGAAACCATTTATATTGACTTCAACTACCAACCCCGCCTGAATACCCAACAACAGGTTATTGGGGTATTGGTGGTGGCCGTAGAAGTAACGGAACAGGTAGTGTCCCGTAAAAAGATTGAAGATAGCCAGGTCGCTTTACACAATGCTATTGAATTGGCCGAACTGGCCACCTGGCGCCTCGATTCCAAATCGAATATTTTCAGCTGCTCGGATCGTTTTAAGAACTGGATCGGCATCACTGAATCCCAATGCTCGATCGAAGATTTTTATAATGCCATTGTACCGGAACGCCGCGACAATGTCCGCAATTCATTAAACCAGGTACTCTATACCAAATCAAAAAGCATCTATGATGATGAATATGAAATCATCAATCAAGAAACGGGTGCTCCAATGATTATTCATGCCACAGCCCAACTCTTTTATGATAGCAGCGGTAATCCGGACTATATGAGCGGTACGGCACAGGATATTACAAAACAGCGAAAAGTACAGAATGAATTGGAGAGCAAAGTACTGGAACGCACCCTGGAGCTGCAGGCGGCCAATCAAAACTTAGAAGCAAACAATCAGGAACTTCGGCAGTTTGCCTATATTGCCTCCCATGATTTACAGGAACCGATCCGAAAAATATCCATTTTTATGGAAATCCTGGAGAATAGCCTGGAAACGATCAATGCCAAGTCACTTACGTACATTGACCGCATTAAGGATTCCACTACACGAATGACCGTACTCATACGGGATATACTGGGGTATTCCCAATTATCCAATGCCAATGATGATTTCGAACGTGTCGATCTGAGGCAGGTAGCCGACGAGATCATGAATGAATTTGAACTGCAGATCGAACAGAAAAATGCTGAAATCACTTTTTCGGGTTTAGCCACTATCCAAGCCAAGCCATTACAGATGTCACAGCTCTTTGGCAATTTAATTTCAAACGCCCTGAAGTATTCCTTTCCTGATAGTCATCCCAGAATAGTCATTACAGGCAGTACACTTCCCAATGAAGAGAAAAAACAGCACAACCTGGATACAACAGTAGACTACATCAAAATCACATTTAAAGATAATGGAATCGGATTTGACCCGCAGTATGCCGATAAAATCTTTCATATTTTCCAAAGGTTACACGCCAAAACGGAATACATCGGTACGGGGATAGGGTTGGCAATTTGTAAAAAAATCGTACAAAACCATGCTGGTGAAATATACGCAACTTCAGAACAATTTGAAGGTGCCACATTTACTGTAATCCTACCCAAACTTCAACGGTAA
- a CDS encoding SemiSWEET family sugar transporter, with protein sequence MNTEIAIGILGAILSSLSFLPQVLKIWKTKSANDLSLPTILLLAANAATWLTYGMLKDAMPLAITNAIMLSMLLIIIFFKYKFRKNKK encoded by the coding sequence ATGAATACTGAAATTGCAATAGGCATTTTGGGAGCCATTTTATCTTCCTTATCATTTTTGCCTCAGGTACTAAAAATCTGGAAAACAAAATCAGCCAATGACCTTTCCCTCCCGACCATTTTACTATTAGCTGCCAATGCGGCAACCTGGCTTACTTACGGAATGCTTAAAGACGCGATGCCACTGGCCATAACCAATGCCATTATGCTGTCTATGCTGCTTATCATTATCTTTTTCAAGTATAAATTCCGGAAGAATAAGAAATAA
- a CDS encoding SDR family NAD(P)-dependent oxidoreductase — protein MNPQNNSQKVWFVTGASKGLGLALITLLLSKGHKVAATTRNIAALQQLYDAYPDMLLPLAVDLTADESVAAAVAKTIRAFGRLDVVVTNAGYSLVGSLEEMTDLEFRQTIDVNVFGTVNVIRAVMPHFRKQQSGHFITISSNAGYVGFANAASYNASKFAVIGISEALAAEAKPFGIKVTVVAPGQFRTNFMDKGSLTFAKNRIPVYNLDAAEAQWTEFSGQQQGDPEKLVKILVDLSHLSHPPLHLLLGPDTYTMVMEHRQKEQEEIAAWKSITLSTDFD, from the coding sequence ATGAATCCTCAAAATAATTCCCAAAAAGTATGGTTTGTCACCGGAGCTTCCAAAGGCCTCGGACTGGCATTGATTACCCTATTATTATCCAAGGGCCATAAAGTGGCCGCAACAACACGGAATATCGCAGCACTACAACAGCTTTACGACGCTTATCCCGATATGCTACTCCCTTTAGCAGTAGACCTGACTGCGGATGAAAGTGTGGCTGCAGCGGTAGCCAAAACAATCCGTGCATTTGGCAGGCTGGATGTTGTGGTTACCAATGCCGGTTACTCTTTGGTGGGCAGCCTCGAAGAAATGACAGATCTTGAATTTCGGCAAACGATTGATGTCAATGTTTTTGGAACGGTAAATGTCATCCGGGCTGTAATGCCGCATTTCAGAAAACAACAGTCAGGCCATTTTATAACCATCTCATCCAATGCGGGTTATGTTGGTTTTGCAAATGCTGCCAGCTATAATGCGTCCAAATTTGCTGTCATTGGGATATCCGAAGCCTTAGCAGCAGAAGCTAAACCTTTTGGTATTAAGGTTACTGTAGTGGCACCGGGACAATTCAGGACTAATTTCATGGATAAAGGTTCGCTTACTTTTGCGAAAAACAGAATCCCTGTGTACAATTTAGATGCTGCCGAAGCGCAGTGGACAGAATTTAGCGGGCAACAACAGGGCGATCCTGAAAAACTGGTCAAAATCCTGGTCGACCTTAGCCATCTCAGCCATCCACCTTTACATCTGTTATTGGGTCCGGATACTTATACCATGGTTATGGAACACCGCCAGAAAGAACAGGAAGAAATAGCGGCGTGGAAATCGATCACCCTTTCCACTGATTTTGATTAA
- a CDS encoding Crp/Fnr family transcriptional regulator — protein MFELLHKNIEKHIRISDREFEVFASHFHPVSIKKKEFLLQEGSVCSFEAFVTKGCFRIFYTGASGNEQILYFAIEDWWATDIDSFMNQVPSIFTIEALEDCEVLTITKKDKEALYEELPIVEKLFRIMNQKTLVAFQRRLISSHGQTADKRYLEFLNKYPALEQRITQQQIAAYLGISFEFLSKIRKKLYKG, from the coding sequence ATGTTTGAATTACTTCATAAAAATATAGAAAAGCACATCCGGATCAGTGACCGTGAATTTGAGGTTTTCGCCTCCCATTTCCATCCAGTTTCCATAAAAAAGAAAGAATTCCTGCTTCAGGAAGGCAGTGTATGTTCCTTTGAAGCCTTTGTGACCAAAGGCTGTTTTCGGATATTTTATACCGGGGCATCCGGGAATGAACAAATTTTATATTTTGCGATTGAAGATTGGTGGGCCACAGATATTGATAGTTTTATGAATCAGGTTCCTTCTATATTCACTATTGAAGCCTTAGAAGATTGTGAAGTCCTTACTATTACCAAAAAGGATAAAGAGGCACTTTACGAGGAGCTGCCCATAGTCGAAAAATTATTCCGGATCATGAACCAAAAAACGTTGGTTGCTTTTCAGCGCCGGCTTATTTCATCCCATGGGCAAACGGCTGACAAGCGGTATTTGGAATTTTTAAACAAATACCCCGCATTGGAACAACGAATCACCCAACAACAAATTGCAGCTTATCTCGGTATCTCGTTTGAATTCCTGAGTAAGATCCGAAAGAAACTCTACAAAGGCTAA